Proteins from one Sulfurovum sp. TSL1 genomic window:
- a CDS encoding CoB--CoM heterodisulfide reductase iron-sulfur subunit B family protein produces the protein MSEQLHYALFTGCTAKQSTPELLSSTLAVADKLGIKITILEEASCCGASHLQDFDEFLAHVLNARNICYAEKLGLTMITICNTCQLNSAMTKHALDTDPELKARVNEKLAEVGLEYKGTSEIKHFLYTLIDEYGLENVKNKVQVPLSHLNIAPFYGCHNIRPSELHEDANGHENPYKPTSLDSLIDALEGNPVDYESKNKCCGFHVELQANHTSEVLAGNALLDAMDNNADLMVTPCPLCHLKMDTYQDSISKVMGRDVELPVLHMPQMVALALGCTEKEIGLNFHVQKAKHLYTA, from the coding sequence ATGAGCGAACAATTACACTATGCATTATTTACAGGATGTACTGCGAAGCAGTCTACACCTGAGTTACTTTCATCTACACTTGCAGTAGCTGATAAGTTGGGTATCAAGATCACTATATTGGAAGAAGCGAGTTGTTGTGGTGCAAGCCACCTGCAGGACTTCGATGAGTTTTTGGCACACGTACTCAATGCGAGAAACATCTGTTATGCAGAAAAACTGGGCCTTACGATGATCACGATCTGTAATACATGCCAGCTGAACTCTGCGATGACAAAACATGCCCTTGATACCGATCCGGAGCTTAAAGCGAGAGTCAACGAAAAACTTGCGGAAGTCGGGCTTGAGTACAAAGGTACATCTGAGATCAAACACTTCCTCTACACACTTATCGACGAGTATGGTTTGGAGAATGTTAAAAATAAGGTACAAGTACCACTCAGTCATCTGAATATTGCACCGTTCTACGGTTGTCATAACATCCGTCCTTCTGAATTGCATGAAGATGCGAATGGTCATGAAAACCCGTACAAACCTACATCTCTTGACAGTCTTATCGATGCACTTGAAGGTAACCCGGTAGATTATGAGAGTAAGAACAAATGTTGTGGTTTCCACGTAGAACTACAAGCGAACCATACGTCTGAAGTGCTTGCCGGTAATGCCCTGCTGGATGCCATGGATAACAATGCAGACCTCATGGTCACACCATGTCCTCTGTGTCACTTGAAAATGGATACCTACCAGGACAGTATAAGTAAAGTGATGGGCCGTGATGTAGAACTTCCGGTACTACATATGCCGCAAATGGTTGCGCTTGCGCTTGGATGTACAGAAAAAGAGATCGGACTTAACTTCCACGTTCAAAAAGCGAAACATCTTTATACAGCATAA
- a CDS encoding diguanylate cyclase: MNKIFLILFILFSSIINADNSKSGDDDLEKVSVQLLWLHQFQFAGYYMAKEKGFYKHSGLDVALKEFKYGMNVRDEVLEGKSNFGVGRSSLIIDRIQDKPIIILGAIFQKSPHILLSKESSNIKSVSDLKNKRAMITNDLINSASIVAMLANQGLSLNDIKIQEHTFDLNDLIEENTDIMGAYVSNEPYQLKKKGIKYNILDPADYGFDLYGDLLFTSKEELRQHPKQVEAFYKATLKGWEYAFSHIEETAKLISTKYNTQNKSLDALIYEGRVLKKYAYRDNIDLGHVDINKVRRIADIYFILGLIEKEYIIDDILYSDFKDKRKLQFSQEELKWIKEHPVINIGAHKNYQPFEYVDTMGHTGMVRAYLDILEKKIGVKFQVETFYSRSEVKNKMESKELDMLGLSILSADQIQYVNYTKPYLSFPISIITKDNVSYLHDLRQLKEKKVVIQNGSITQHILARKYPKMDFIGVPTIEEGLKMVSYGNAFAMVENIATCSHYIKANGLSNLKISGDMGEHLELRMAVRKDWPEFAYILQKAMDSITEKEKDDLYSNWLFFDHKHEIDYYVLMKIIAGLIVLLIIPMVWVVLLRNQIIKRKEVEKELQEAVKKTTKLSLTDTLTGICNRLYLDQFLEEEIQRSQRYGNDLSIILIDIDDFKSVNDQYGHIIGDKVLVDLVAIILPMIRKTDVFGRWGGEEFLIICTETDLNSALEVAESIRSKVDANNFKTVGNKTVSMGVTAFSPNDTIVSIISRADKALYRAKMNGKNGIVSNEKTK; the protein is encoded by the coding sequence ATGAATAAAATATTTTTAATATTATTTATTTTATTTTCATCTATCATAAATGCAGATAACTCTAAGTCTGGAGATGATGATCTTGAAAAAGTATCTGTTCAACTTTTATGGCTTCACCAGTTTCAGTTTGCTGGTTATTACATGGCAAAAGAGAAAGGATTCTATAAACATTCAGGATTAGATGTAGCGTTAAAAGAATTCAAATATGGAATGAATGTTAGGGATGAAGTGCTTGAAGGGAAAAGTAACTTTGGTGTTGGCAGATCATCATTGATTATTGATAGGATTCAAGATAAGCCGATCATTATACTCGGAGCCATTTTTCAAAAATCACCACACATACTTCTATCTAAAGAATCATCAAATATCAAGAGTGTATCAGACCTGAAAAACAAGCGGGCAATGATTACTAATGATCTGATCAATTCAGCTTCAATTGTAGCGATGTTAGCGAATCAGGGACTCTCCTTAAATGATATAAAGATACAAGAACATACTTTTGATCTTAATGACTTAATCGAAGAAAATACAGATATTATGGGTGCTTACGTCTCTAATGAACCTTATCAACTAAAGAAAAAAGGGATTAAATACAATATATTGGATCCGGCAGATTATGGTTTTGACCTTTATGGTGATCTCTTATTTACTTCAAAAGAAGAACTAAGGCAACATCCTAAGCAGGTAGAGGCATTCTACAAGGCAACATTGAAAGGTTGGGAATATGCTTTTTCCCATATTGAAGAAACGGCTAAGCTGATCAGTACTAAATACAATACACAAAACAAAAGTTTAGATGCTTTGATCTATGAAGGAAGAGTATTAAAAAAGTATGCTTATAGGGATAACATAGATTTAGGACATGTCGATATTAATAAGGTACGACGTATAGCAGATATCTATTTCATTTTAGGGCTTATTGAAAAAGAGTATATTATTGATGATATTCTCTATAGTGACTTTAAAGATAAAAGAAAACTTCAGTTTAGCCAAGAAGAATTAAAATGGATAAAAGAACATCCTGTGATCAATATCGGTGCTCATAAAAATTATCAACCTTTTGAATATGTTGATACAATGGGACATACGGGAATGGTTCGTGCATATTTGGATATTCTCGAAAAAAAAATAGGTGTTAAGTTTCAGGTAGAAACGTTTTATAGTCGGTCTGAAGTAAAGAATAAGATGGAATCAAAAGAACTGGACATGCTGGGTCTGTCTATTTTAAGTGCAGATCAAATTCAATATGTAAATTATACTAAACCTTATCTCTCTTTCCCTATCTCGATTATTACAAAAGACAATGTCTCATATTTGCATGACCTGCGACAGCTTAAAGAAAAAAAAGTAGTTATACAGAATGGCTCTATCACTCAGCATATACTTGCCAGAAAGTATCCGAAAATGGATTTTATTGGAGTCCCAACCATAGAAGAGGGATTAAAAATGGTCTCATATGGAAATGCTTTTGCTATGGTAGAGAATATTGCAACATGCAGTCACTATATTAAAGCAAATGGGTTAAGTAATTTAAAAATTTCCGGAGATATGGGTGAGCATTTAGAATTGAGAATGGCTGTACGAAAGGATTGGCCTGAATTTGCTTATATCTTGCAGAAAGCCATGGATTCCATCACTGAAAAAGAAAAAGATGATCTATATAGTAATTGGCTGTTCTTTGACCATAAACATGAAATCGATTACTATGTACTTATGAAGATCATTGCTGGATTAATTGTTTTATTGATAATTCCCATGGTTTGGGTCGTTTTACTACGGAATCAGATCATAAAAAGAAAAGAAGTAGAAAAAGAGCTTCAAGAAGCTGTGAAAAAAACAACGAAACTTTCCCTCACAGATACGCTTACGGGGATTTGCAATCGTTTATATTTAGATCAGTTCTTAGAAGAGGAGATACAAAGATCACAAAGGTATGGTAATGATTTGTCTATTATTTTAATAGATATCGACGACTTTAAAAGTGTAAATGATCAGTATGGCCATATTATAGGGGATAAGGTTTTAGTTGATCTTGTTGCTATCATCTTACCTATGATACGTAAAACTGATGTCTTTGGAAGATGGGGAGGAGAAGAGTTCCTTATAATCTGCACGGAGACAGATTTAAACTCAGCGTTAGAAGTTGCAGAAAGTATTAGGTCAAAGGTCGATGCGAATAACTTTAAAACAGTCGGTAATAAAACGGTCAGTATGGGCGTTACGGCATTTTCTCCAAATGATACCATAGTGAGTATAATTTCTCGTGCGGATAAGGCACTGTATAGAGCAAAAATGAATGGAAAAAATGGAATCGTTTCCAATGAGAAAACAAAATAG
- a CDS encoding YMGG-like glycine zipper-containing protein, with translation MKNINVKKMLVAISVAGLISGCAQPGPKTQKGALIGAGTGAVVGAVSGGSVLKSAAVGTAIGAGVGYYEDTK, from the coding sequence ATGAAAAATATAAACGTTAAAAAGATGTTAGTTGCTATTTCAGTTGCAGGGTTGATCTCTGGATGTGCTCAGCCCGGCCCAAAAACACAAAAAGGTGCTCTGATCGGAGCCGGTACCGGAGCAGTGGTTGGTGCAGTATCTGGAGGTTCTGTACTTAAATCAGCAGCCGTCGGTACAGCCATAGGTGCAGGTGTTGGATATTACGAAGACACAAAATAA
- a CDS encoding class II SORL domain-containing protein: protein MPKINKYQDISEIDREAKKDLIDRHSPFIHCADTAKAGEPFEVTVKMGNEYTHPDDFDHYIESVTLFDGDTQLAKATYVPGTLGNTKAHNTTTFTIIPTGKKLKLNAHGYCTKHGIWEGTEKEVTVEA from the coding sequence ATGCCAAAAATCAACAAATACCAAGACATTTCAGAGATCGATAGAGAAGCGAAAAAAGACCTTATCGACAGACACTCTCCATTCATTCACTGTGCAGATACTGCAAAAGCCGGTGAGCCGTTTGAAGTAACTGTAAAAATGGGTAACGAGTATACTCACCCGGATGACTTTGATCACTATATCGAATCTGTAACACTTTTTGATGGTGATACTCAACTTGCAAAAGCAACGTATGTACCGGGAACTCTTGGTAACACTAAAGCACATAACACAACAACTTTTACTATCATCCCAACTGGTAAAAAGCTTAAGCTTAATGCACATGGTTACTGTACTAAGCACGGTATCTGGGAAGGTACGGAAAAAGAAGTAACTGTAGAAGCATAA
- a CDS encoding NifU family protein gives MDQQTNNEYGIKVAMFINEPKYLGTISEEEAKALGATLFSYTYGDESLGYKLTIYWAVNTHEDTIVRARYTYEGIASGIAVNHILALICTNKSIPQINDISYKALERLLRDNPTIEALPASERYTITFAIDAAKLAVKEYIHTPLSHEEKTVPCKDSPMSIASIKESIELHNIDTLEGLVEYTKAGSSDAACKENLLSYIEAHQKLLEEQKEAENALADVPFRELSTGYKIMAVETAIDNTVRQFLIMDGGDIDVLNVKENGEIFEVYISYLGACSDCSSSGTGTLQAIQNALRDKLDPNIYVIAI, from the coding sequence ATGGATCAACAGACAAACAATGAGTATGGTATCAAGGTTGCGATGTTTATAAACGAACCCAAATATTTAGGTACTATCTCTGAAGAAGAAGCCAAAGCCCTAGGTGCCACACTTTTTAGCTATACCTATGGAGATGAATCTCTAGGGTACAAACTTACAATATATTGGGCTGTAAACACACATGAAGACACCATTGTTCGTGCACGTTATACGTATGAAGGAATAGCGTCCGGTATTGCAGTCAATCATATACTGGCGCTCATTTGTACGAATAAAAGCATACCACAGATCAATGACATCTCTTACAAAGCTTTGGAACGCTTGCTGCGTGACAACCCTACGATAGAAGCACTCCCTGCTTCTGAACGCTATACGATCACTTTCGCGATTGATGCTGCAAAATTGGCGGTAAAAGAGTATATTCATACACCGCTGAGCCATGAAGAAAAAACTGTTCCCTGTAAAGACAGCCCAATGAGCATTGCCTCTATCAAAGAGTCTATTGAATTACATAACATCGATACACTCGAAGGCCTTGTAGAGTATACAAAAGCAGGATCTTCGGACGCTGCTTGCAAAGAGAACCTTTTAAGCTACATTGAGGCACACCAAAAATTATTGGAAGAACAAAAAGAAGCAGAGAATGCGTTGGCGGATGTACCGTTTAGAGAACTAAGTACAGGATATAAAATTATGGCAGTGGAGACTGCCATAGACAACACTGTAAGACAGTTTCTTATTATGGATGGTGGCGATATCGATGTGCTTAATGTCAAAGAGAACGGTGAGATATTTGAGGTTTACATCAGTTATCTTGGTGCATGCAGTGACTGTTCCAGTTCAGGTACAGGTACACTCCAGGCCATACAAAATGCGCTAAGGGATAAACTCGATCCAAATATCTATGTTATTGCTATTTAA
- a CDS encoding succinate dehydrogenase/fumarate reductase iron-sulfur subunit, producing MSETRKVTIKAFRFNAETDYLPYTKQYEMEVGKDDLILDLMNRIKWEHDGSFSYRRSCRHGICGACAIKVNGKAVLACKQNAIELLDLFDNDITLEPSSKKRAIKDMIIDKSDFWEKHAAIKPYVVADVDPHPTHETKQSISEFNNFLDSDLCIQCGACHYSCPALEVNPEFFGPAAFAAAYRFTVDTRDSAGAERLELTAQAGQGVWDCVKCFECAEACPKEINPIEKITKLHNMQFEQGIAERNVATKHAEGFLRGMKKYGYLDEADIVTYSEGLLGAYKHIGTAMKMMKSGKIHWHSGVPFIDSIPKIKNLDEVQKLIEISQTNKL from the coding sequence ATGAGTGAAACTAGAAAAGTAACAATAAAAGCATTCAGATTTAATGCTGAAACAGACTATCTTCCATATACAAAGCAGTATGAAATGGAAGTAGGAAAAGATGATTTGATCCTTGACCTTATGAACAGAATCAAATGGGAGCATGACGGAAGTTTCTCTTATAGACGTTCTTGTCGTCACGGTATCTGTGGTGCCTGTGCAATCAAAGTCAACGGAAAAGCGGTTCTTGCCTGTAAACAAAATGCTATCGAACTCTTAGACCTTTTTGATAATGACATCACGCTTGAGCCAAGTTCTAAAAAACGTGCTATCAAAGATATGATCATTGACAAATCAGACTTCTGGGAAAAACATGCAGCGATCAAGCCTTATGTCGTTGCAGACGTTGATCCTCATCCAACACATGAGACAAAGCAATCTATCAGTGAGTTCAATAACTTCCTGGATTCTGATCTTTGTATCCAGTGTGGTGCGTGTCACTACTCATGTCCTGCTCTTGAAGTGAACCCGGAGTTCTTCGGACCTGCTGCTTTTGCTGCGGCATATAGGTTTACTGTAGACACGAGAGACAGTGCTGGTGCAGAACGTCTGGAGTTGACTGCACAGGCAGGTCAAGGTGTTTGGGATTGTGTGAAGTGTTTTGAATGTGCAGAAGCGTGTCCAAAAGAGATCAATCCTATAGAGAAGATCACAAAACTTCATAACATGCAGTTTGAACAGGGTATTGCTGAGCGAAACGTGGCAACAAAACACGCAGAAGGTTTCCTTAGAGGTATGAAAAAGTACGGTTATCTTGATGAAGCAGATATCGTTACCTACTCTGAAGGCTTACTCGGTGCATATAAACACATAGGTACTGCGATGAAAATGATGAAAAGCGGTAAAATTCACTGGCATTCAGGGGTACCGTTCATTGACAGTATTCCAAAGATCAAAAACTTGGATGAAGTTCAAAAACTGATTGAAATTTCACAAACAAATAAACTGTAA
- the acs gene encoding acetate--CoA ligase, with the protein MIKETFNPNPELAANAAIKNMDEYWALQNKALEDYEGFWKEYADEKIDWLAPYDQVLDESDAPFYKWFINGKLNVSNQCIDRHLADKADKTAILFEGDRGDVEQITYAQLSLRVNRMANLLRNEFGVGKGDRVVLYMPMIPEAAYAMLACARIGAIHSIVFGGFSTEALKDRIEDAEAKLVITADGAYRKGKPYMLKQVVDDALSQGGKSVEAVLVVKRNNEEINWIEGRDHDYNELITSQHAECPFELMDSEDPLFLLYTSGSTGKPKGVQHASAGYILWAQMTMEWVFDLKEDDVYWCTADIGWITGHTYIVYGPLAAGTTTLMFEGVPTYPDAGRAWKMVQDHKINQFYTAPTAIRVLHKMGEHEPEKYDLSSLKVLGTVGEPIDPPAWKWYYETVGNSKCAIVDTWWQTETGGHMISPLPGATPIRPGCATFALPGIIAEVIDPDGTSKKVGETGLLCITRPWPSMIRNIWGDPERYKKAYFGDAVKDGKPVYFSGDGAVVDEDGYITITGRVDDVINVSGHRMGTAEIEAAVKKDDSVAEVAVVGRPHEIKGESIFIYIVLKEGHINKDIKNHINALLAAEIGNIAKADHIIEVPGLPKTRSGKIMRRILRSIAKHEEITQDISTLEDPSIVKEIETKAREA; encoded by the coding sequence ATGATAAAAGAGACTTTTAACCCAAATCCAGAACTCGCTGCAAATGCCGCAATTAAAAATATGGATGAATATTGGGCGTTACAAAACAAGGCTTTAGAAGACTATGAAGGTTTTTGGAAAGAATATGCTGACGAGAAGATCGATTGGTTAGCTCCTTATGATCAAGTACTTGACGAGAGTGATGCACCTTTTTATAAGTGGTTTATCAATGGTAAACTCAATGTTTCCAACCAGTGTATCGACAGACACCTTGCAGACAAAGCAGATAAAACCGCTATCTTATTCGAGGGTGACAGAGGCGATGTAGAGCAGATCACTTATGCGCAGCTCTCATTACGTGTAAATAGAATGGCAAACCTGCTCAGAAATGAATTTGGTGTAGGCAAAGGAGACAGGGTTGTACTCTATATGCCGATGATCCCTGAAGCTGCCTATGCGATGCTTGCATGTGCCCGTATCGGTGCAATACACTCTATCGTTTTTGGCGGTTTTTCTACAGAAGCACTAAAAGACCGTATCGAAGATGCAGAAGCGAAGCTTGTGATCACTGCTGATGGTGCCTACAGAAAAGGGAAACCTTATATGCTTAAACAAGTGGTCGATGATGCACTCTCTCAAGGTGGAAAGAGTGTTGAAGCAGTACTTGTCGTAAAAAGAAACAATGAAGAGATCAACTGGATAGAGGGTAGAGACCATGATTACAACGAACTGATCACATCTCAGCATGCAGAGTGCCCATTTGAACTGATGGACAGTGAAGACCCGCTTTTCTTACTCTATACCTCAGGAAGTACGGGTAAACCAAAAGGGGTACAGCATGCGAGTGCAGGGTACATTCTTTGGGCACAAATGACCATGGAGTGGGTCTTTGATCTCAAAGAGGATGATGTCTACTGGTGTACCGCAGACATCGGTTGGATCACAGGGCATACGTATATTGTTTATGGACCTTTAGCCGCCGGTACAACAACACTCATGTTCGAAGGCGTACCGACATACCCTGATGCAGGCCGTGCATGGAAAATGGTACAAGACCATAAGATCAACCAGTTCTATACTGCACCGACTGCGATCCGTGTGCTGCATAAGATGGGAGAACATGAGCCTGAAAAATATGACCTCTCAAGTTTAAAGGTACTGGGAACCGTTGGAGAACCGATAGATCCGCCGGCATGGAAATGGTATTATGAAACCGTAGGTAATTCAAAATGTGCCATAGTGGATACATGGTGGCAGACAGAAACAGGTGGACATATGATCTCGCCACTGCCTGGTGCTACGCCTATCAGACCCGGATGTGCGACATTTGCACTACCGGGGATCATCGCAGAGGTCATTGATCCTGATGGCACGTCTAAAAAAGTAGGGGAGACAGGACTCCTTTGTATTACAAGACCTTGGCCAAGTATGATCAGAAATATTTGGGGTGATCCTGAACGTTATAAAAAAGCATACTTTGGTGATGCAGTAAAAGACGGTAAACCGGTTTATTTCTCCGGAGATGGTGCAGTAGTTGATGAAGATGGCTACATTACGATCACAGGTCGTGTGGATGATGTGATTAATGTTTCCGGTCACCGTATGGGAACCGCTGAGATCGAAGCAGCAGTAAAAAAAGATGATTCTGTAGCAGAAGTTGCTGTTGTAGGACGTCCACATGAGATCAAAGGTGAATCTATTTTCATCTATATCGTACTCAAAGAGGGGCATATCAACAAAGATATCAAGAATCATATCAATGCGTTGCTTGCAGCTGAGATCGGTAATATTGCCAAAGCAGATCATATCATTGAAGTACCTGGATTACCTAAAACACGTTCCGGTAAGATCATGAGAAGGATTTTACGTTCTATCGCGAAACACGAAGAGATCACGCAGGATATATCCACACTTGAAGATCCGTCTATCGTTAAGGAGATCGAAACAAAAGCAAGAGAAGCCTAA
- a CDS encoding bifunctional 3,4-dihydroxy-2-butanone 4-phosphate synthase/GTP cyclohydrolase II yields MSIEAIKRVEKAIEDIKHGKMVIMMDDEDRENEGDLVYAATFSTPDMVNFMAKEARGLICTPITNEIASRLDLAPMVSNNVSAHETAFTVSIDSTNAETGISAAERDDCISKLANPQTVSEDFVRPGHIFPLIAKDGGVLVRTGHTEGSVDLCKLAGLAPAAVICEIIKDDGKMARMDDLKIFSQEHDLSIVYISDIVEYRLAHEKLIKRIKEEDCELRGIKVEKITYCDHLDRTHTVIQFYKPHETANVKFHNIGSDIGLVLDDKRFDALNNSMEYLKINGGTLIFLDTKVISHEQAKEFGVGAQILKDLGIKNINLLTTNKDTEFVGLAGFGLDVIEKIEII; encoded by the coding sequence ATGTCAATTGAAGCGATTAAAAGAGTAGAAAAAGCGATTGAAGATATAAAACATGGGAAAATGGTCATCATGATGGATGATGAAGATCGTGAAAATGAAGGTGATCTTGTTTATGCAGCGACGTTCTCTACACCGGATATGGTAAACTTCATGGCAAAAGAAGCCAGAGGACTGATCTGTACACCCATCACCAATGAGATCGCCTCCAGGCTTGATCTAGCACCCATGGTAAGCAATAATGTGTCTGCCCATGAAACGGCATTTACTGTATCTATAGACTCTACCAATGCTGAGACAGGTATCTCTGCAGCAGAGAGAGATGACTGTATCTCCAAACTTGCGAATCCTCAAACAGTGAGTGAAGACTTTGTACGTCCGGGGCATATCTTTCCGTTGATCGCCAAAGATGGTGGTGTTTTAGTACGAACCGGGCACACTGAAGGTTCTGTAGATCTCTGTAAGCTCGCTGGACTTGCTCCTGCAGCTGTGATCTGTGAGATCATCAAAGATGATGGCAAAATGGCACGAATGGATGACCTTAAGATCTTTTCACAAGAGCATGATCTCTCCATCGTGTATATTTCAGATATCGTTGAATACCGTTTGGCCCATGAAAAACTTATCAAACGTATCAAAGAAGAAGATTGTGAACTCAGGGGTATCAAAGTAGAAAAGATCACATACTGTGACCATCTCGATAGAACACATACCGTCATACAGTTTTACAAACCACATGAAACTGCCAATGTGAAGTTCCATAATATAGGCTCAGATATAGGACTGGTGCTTGACGACAAACGTTTTGATGCACTCAACAACTCTATGGAGTACTTAAAAATCAATGGAGGAACATTGATCTTCCTTGATACTAAAGTGATCTCTCACGAACAGGCCAAAGAGTTTGGCGTGGGTGCACAGATACTCAAAGACCTTGGTATTAAAAATATTAATCTGCTTACCACAAATAAAGACACGGAATTTGTCGGACTGGCAGGTTTTGGACTGGATGTCATAGAAAAAATTGAGATCATATAA
- a CDS encoding lmo0937 family membrane protein, translating to MLETIAIILIILWALGLVSAYTMGGFIHILLVIAIVVILIRVIKGRRIL from the coding sequence ATGCTTGAAACGATTGCAATTATTCTAATTATACTTTGGGCTCTTGGACTTGTCAGTGCATATACTATGGGCGGATTCATCCATATTCTTCTAGTCATTGCAATTGTGGTTATTTTGATTCGTGTTATTAAAGGTCGTCGCATACTTTAA
- a CDS encoding uracil-DNA glycosylase encodes MKNLRNALLLKQLYQLKQLGYKYTSVTPYKEDEQDLRLPNTLESLKKQAMECHLCELSKSRQKVVFGEGDPQADILFIGEGPGTMEDSSGKPFVGRSGELLTKMIENVLLVSRSDVYITNIVKCRPANNATPTPTQAHTCQPYLMKQIELIRPKLIVTLGATAYHYLTGDDTEISKVRGTIHKQNDYTVIPTYHPSYLLRNPSAKKEVFEDLLKVKELMDK; translated from the coding sequence ATGAAGAACCTGCGAAATGCACTTTTACTTAAACAACTTTATCAATTGAAACAATTGGGGTACAAATATACATCAGTCACACCCTACAAAGAAGATGAACAGGACCTTAGACTTCCAAATACACTGGAGTCACTGAAAAAACAAGCCATGGAGTGTCATCTGTGTGAACTGAGTAAAAGTCGTCAGAAAGTGGTATTTGGAGAGGGTGATCCACAAGCAGATATACTTTTTATCGGTGAAGGACCAGGTACGATGGAAGACAGTTCGGGTAAACCTTTTGTCGGTAGATCGGGTGAACTGCTCACGAAAATGATAGAAAATGTATTGCTGGTTTCCCGATCAGATGTCTACATCACCAATATCGTAAAATGCCGTCCAGCAAATAATGCAACACCTACCCCAACCCAGGCACATACCTGTCAACCCTACTTGATGAAGCAGATCGAACTGATACGGCCAAAGCTCATAGTCACGCTGGGTGCAACTGCATATCACTATCTTACAGGGGATGATACAGAGATCAGTAAAGTGAGAGGTACGATACACAAACAAAATGACTATACGGTCATTCCTACCTATCATCCAAGTTATTTACTTAGAAATCCAAGTGCTAAAAAAGAAGTGTTTGAGGATCTGTTGAAAGTCAAAGAGTTGATGGATAAATAA
- a CDS encoding zinc-ribbon domain-containing protein, translated as MKFCTSCGHKVSPSDRFCSNCGMELSHVTDNAGFIKSDLKVQNIISDTKKSAKKVRKLLLPTLSVFIVGGVALVAYKIIKDQEQEKVYAVRDQALQEQEAKQRLIKLEECVLENFANAHGNSKKVWSYLKVMCSLKNAEVGKYQNEWGKNLELLKNKRAKEAMIVH; from the coding sequence ATGAAGTTTTGCACTAGTTGTGGTCATAAGGTTTCCCCGTCTGACCGTTTTTGCAGTAATTGTGGCATGGAATTAAGTCATGTGACCGACAATGCCGGTTTTATAAAATCGGATCTGAAAGTTCAAAATATTATTTCTGATACAAAAAAATCTGCAAAAAAAGTAAGAAAACTGCTATTACCGACATTATCAGTATTCATCGTCGGTGGAGTTGCATTGGTAGCATACAAGATCATAAAAGATCAGGAGCAGGAAAAAGTGTACGCCGTTCGTGATCAGGCATTACAGGAACAGGAAGCTAAACAAAGGTTAATAAAACTGGAAGAATGCGTACTTGAAAATTTTGCCAATGCGCATGGTAACAGTAAGAAGGTTTGGAGTTATCTAAAGGTCATGTGTTCGTTAAAAAATGCAGAAGTGGGCAAGTATCAAAACGAATGGGGGAAAAATTTGGAATTACTCAAAAACAAGAGAGCAAAGGAAGCTATGATCGTCCATTAA
- a CDS encoding DUF3862 domain-containing protein encodes MKKRYLIITIFILLLSGCSKVTKENYDKIKSGMTYEETVELLGKPEGCSETLGISNCEWKNDNARIMITFISNQVTITVAEGLK; translated from the coding sequence TTGAAAAAACGGTATTTGATCATCACAATATTCATCTTATTGTTAAGTGGATGCAGCAAAGTGACTAAAGAGAATTACGATAAAATCAAGAGCGGAATGACCTATGAGGAAACTGTAGAACTTCTGGGTAAACCTGAGGGATGTTCAGAAACACTTGGAATAAGCAATTGTGAATGGAAAAATGATAATGCAAGAATAATGATCACATTTATCTCCAATCAGGTGACCATCACTGTTGCAGAGGGTCTTAAATAA